One Aureibacillus halotolerans DNA segment encodes these proteins:
- a CDS encoding DinB family protein — translation MNDFLSSTLHQIAFVTHTIIQMTDVLSDEDLPIRPTQRKHSIGELLSHLALLPKADWLIASEATEETMAEFYRNNGLHTLEEIKSMLVSNVAWLEAEILHLTETEMQKTTTA, via the coding sequence ATGAATGATTTTCTGTCGTCCACACTCCACCAAATAGCTTTTGTTACTCACACTATCATACAGATGACAGATGTTCTTTCAGATGAGGATTTACCTATCAGGCCCACGCAAAGGAAACATTCGATCGGTGAGCTTCTTTCACATCTTGCACTACTTCCTAAAGCGGATTGGCTCATCGCATCAGAGGCAACAGAAGAAACGATGGCAGAGTTTTATCGAAACAATGGTTTACACACATTGGAGGAGATCAAGTCAATGCTTGTCTCAAACGTTGCTTGGTTGGAAGCAGAGATCCTCCACTTGACTGAAACAGAGATGCAAAAGACAACAACAGCCTAA
- a CDS encoding arylamine N-acetyltransferase, translated as MQRTYLKLLNIQEASPSKATLAHLIKRHQAVFPFENLSKIKTVLDGEPRLPTIEEWLAHAATKPIGGTCYILNMHIYDLLKTLGYHARLLRVGESHTGIDVDGLDDQSSIHYVDVGAAAAFFDPIPLTNKTRDVQFADLRFHIAPQAGNHYLFTRFRKDVETGPKWLFDKTDHANPTDYANVIADSFKTDAPFMKVLRYQIWQPEQDRLVSLHNASVSTRSRDGRFETQSATSFHELERLTQQAFGFSLPYLEEGVQWMEQQQNNDFFKTTS; from the coding sequence TTGCAGCGAACCTATTTAAAGCTCTTAAATATCCAAGAAGCATCGCCATCGAAAGCAACTCTAGCTCATCTAATCAAACGGCACCAAGCCGTGTTTCCTTTTGAAAACCTAAGCAAGATCAAGACGGTTCTTGATGGAGAACCACGTTTACCGACTATTGAAGAATGGTTGGCTCATGCCGCAACGAAACCAATCGGCGGCACTTGTTATATTTTAAATATGCATATCTATGATTTACTTAAAACGCTTGGGTATCATGCACGGTTGCTTCGCGTTGGAGAAAGTCATACGGGCATCGACGTGGATGGATTGGATGATCAGAGCTCCATTCATTATGTAGACGTTGGCGCAGCTGCTGCTTTTTTCGACCCGATTCCACTTACTAACAAGACTCGTGATGTTCAATTTGCAGATTTGCGCTTTCATATTGCCCCACAAGCTGGAAATCACTATTTGTTTACTCGTTTTCGCAAAGACGTTGAAACCGGCCCGAAGTGGTTGTTTGATAAGACAGATCATGCCAACCCTACTGATTATGCAAACGTCATAGCAGACTCTTTTAAGACGGACGCTCCCTTTATGAAAGTTTTACGCTACCAGATTTGGCAACCTGAACAGGATCGTCTCGTGTCCCTTCATAATGCATCTGTTAGCACTCGTTCCCGCGACGGACGGTTTGAAACGCAAAGCGCCACATCATTTCATGAGCTTGAAAGACTTACGCAACAGGCTTTTGGCTTTTCACTGCCTTATTTAGAAGAGGGAGTTCAGTGGATGGAGCAACAGCAAAATAACGACTTTTTTAAGACTACTTCCTAA